In Achromobacter spanius, the following proteins share a genomic window:
- a CDS encoding GTPase/DUF3482 domain-containing protein — protein sequence MAEDIIKIALVGHTNTGKTSLLRTLTRDTRFGEVADSPGTTRHVEGARLRLGGRAVLEWFDTPGMEDSIALLEYLERLGATDERLDGPARIRRFLDTPEAHGRFEQEARVLAKMLECDAALYVIDARDPVLGKHRDELAILAACGRPLLPVLNFVNAPAHRADEWRGAMARLGLHAVVEFDTVAPPLDGEQQLYAKLGVLLDRHAGALARLADSLSAQRRERHAAAYELLADLLIDVAALHLTSPNDDNALTAASNQLRDHVRQREQACVNALLALYNFRASDFSDDALPLQGERWGMDLFHPQALKDMGVQVGMGAAAGAMAGAAVDLLSAGLSLGTGMLIGAAAGGLWQGVEKLGKRVAGKLRGWREISVDDAVLRLLALRQRQLIDALERRGHAAREPLKLAPPDDEAWKKGPLPDALKEARSRPEWSALGKHHEDSDRRKRIVQELARSLAAGPADAT from the coding sequence ATGGCTGAGGACATCATCAAGATCGCCCTGGTCGGCCACACCAATACCGGCAAGACCTCGCTGTTGCGCACCTTGACGCGCGACACCCGCTTTGGCGAGGTTGCCGACAGCCCCGGCACCACGCGCCACGTGGAAGGCGCACGCCTGCGCCTGGGCGGGCGCGCGGTGCTGGAATGGTTTGACACGCCGGGCATGGAGGACAGCATCGCGCTGCTGGAATACCTGGAACGGCTAGGCGCCACGGACGAACGGCTGGACGGCCCCGCGCGCATCCGCCGCTTTCTGGACACGCCCGAAGCGCATGGCCGCTTCGAACAAGAAGCCCGCGTCCTGGCAAAAATGCTGGAGTGCGACGCGGCGCTTTACGTGATCGACGCGCGCGATCCCGTGCTGGGCAAGCATCGCGACGAACTCGCCATTCTTGCCGCCTGCGGCCGTCCCTTGCTGCCCGTCTTGAATTTCGTGAACGCGCCCGCGCACCGCGCCGATGAATGGCGCGGCGCCATGGCGCGGCTGGGCCTGCATGCCGTGGTGGAATTCGACACCGTGGCGCCGCCGCTGGACGGCGAGCAACAGCTCTACGCCAAGCTGGGCGTGCTGCTGGACCGCCACGCCGGCGCACTGGCGCGCCTGGCCGACAGCCTGTCCGCCCAACGCCGCGAACGCCACGCCGCGGCCTACGAACTGCTGGCCGATCTGCTTATCGACGTGGCGGCGCTGCATCTCACCAGCCCCAACGATGACAACGCGCTGACCGCTGCGTCAAACCAGTTGCGCGACCACGTGCGCCAACGCGAACAGGCCTGCGTGAACGCCTTGCTGGCGCTCTACAACTTTCGCGCGTCCGACTTCAGCGACGACGCGCTGCCGCTGCAAGGCGAACGCTGGGGCATGGACCTCTTCCATCCGCAGGCACTCAAGGACATGGGCGTGCAAGTGGGCATGGGCGCCGCCGCCGGCGCCATGGCCGGCGCGGCAGTGGACCTGCTCAGCGCGGGCCTGAGCCTGGGCACGGGCATGCTGATCGGCGCGGCAGCGGGCGGCTTGTGGCAGGGCGTGGAGAAACTGGGCAAGCGTGTCGCGGGCAAGCTGCGCGGCTGGCGAGAGATCAGTGTCGACGACGCCGTGCTGCGCTTGCTGGCCTTGCGCCAACGCCAACTGATCGACGCGCTGGAACGCCGCGGCCACGCCGCGCGTGAACCCTTGAAGCTTGCCCCGCCCGATGACGAGGCCTGGAAAAAAGGGCCTTTGCCCGACGCGCTGAAAGAAGCACGCAGCCGCCCGGAATGGTCAGCGTTGGGCAAGCACCATGAAGACAGCGACCGCCGCAAACGCATCGTTCAAGAGCTGGCGCGCTCCCTTGCCGCCGGCCCCGCCGACGCCACCTGA
- a CDS encoding ABC transporter substrate-binding protein, with amino-acid sequence MRTFPHLKQAALAATIAASLAFSAGAAAKTFHWAYQGDATSMDPMALNETFTLGFQGNIYETLAGYDGDLKLTPLLAESWENPEPNKWVFKLRKGVKFHDGSPFTADDVIFSWKRSLTPGSDMKGYGAKASDIKKIDDFTIEVTTPTPNPILPREWVFLYIMSKTWAEKNKTTEATNVKGDNQGNYANLNANGTGPFMLVSRQPDVKTVLKRYDGYWNKNIKTNVDEVIFQPITQEATRVAALISGEMDLVQPVPVQDWKRLEDAKGVKPLTAPEARTIFIGMDQSRDELLFSDVKGKNPFKDAKVREAVVLAVDTKAINEKIMRGAAKPLGSLVATAINGYSDSYGAPFKPDTERAKKLLAEAGYPKGFTVTMDCPNDRYVNDEKICQAVAGMLARVGIKINLLAQTKSKYFGKILLQAGNQTSMYMLGWTPSSTDAHNVLLNLAACRDAKTAAGQFNLGGYCNKKVDDLTNKIGVETDQTKRNAMIKEAFEIVRTDFGYLPLHQQPMSWGVKDNIKVIQRADDVLDLRDVVLP; translated from the coding sequence ATGCGTACTTTTCCCCACCTGAAGCAAGCTGCGCTGGCGGCCACCATTGCCGCATCGCTGGCGTTCAGCGCCGGCGCGGCCGCCAAGACCTTCCACTGGGCGTATCAGGGCGACGCCACGTCCATGGACCCGATGGCCTTGAACGAAACGTTCACGTTGGGCTTCCAGGGCAATATTTACGAGACACTGGCCGGCTATGACGGCGACCTGAAATTGACGCCCCTGCTGGCCGAAAGCTGGGAAAACCCGGAGCCCAACAAGTGGGTGTTCAAGCTGCGCAAAGGGGTCAAGTTCCACGATGGCTCGCCCTTCACCGCCGATGACGTCATCTTCTCCTGGAAGCGCAGCCTGACCCCCGGCTCCGACATGAAGGGCTACGGCGCCAAGGCTTCCGACATCAAGAAGATCGACGACTTCACCATTGAAGTCACGACGCCCACGCCCAACCCCATCCTGCCGCGCGAATGGGTGTTTCTGTACATCATGAGCAAGACGTGGGCCGAGAAGAACAAGACCACCGAAGCCACCAACGTCAAGGGCGACAACCAGGGCAATTACGCCAACCTGAACGCCAACGGCACCGGCCCCTTCATGCTGGTGTCGCGCCAGCCGGACGTGAAGACGGTGCTCAAGCGCTACGACGGCTACTGGAACAAGAACATCAAGACCAACGTCGACGAAGTCATCTTCCAGCCCATCACTCAGGAAGCCACGCGCGTGGCCGCCTTGATCTCCGGCGAAATGGACCTGGTGCAACCGGTGCCGGTACAAGACTGGAAGCGCCTGGAAGACGCCAAGGGCGTCAAGCCGCTGACCGCGCCTGAAGCCCGCACGATCTTCATCGGCATGGACCAAAGCCGCGACGAACTGCTGTTCTCGGATGTAAAGGGCAAGAACCCGTTCAAGGATGCAAAGGTGCGCGAAGCCGTCGTGCTGGCCGTGGACACCAAGGCCATCAACGAGAAGATCATGCGCGGCGCGGCCAAGCCGCTGGGCTCGCTGGTGGCCACCGCCATCAACGGCTACTCGGATTCCTACGGCGCGCCGTTCAAGCCCGACACCGAACGTGCCAAGAAGCTCCTGGCCGAAGCGGGCTATCCAAAGGGCTTCACGGTCACCATGGACTGCCCGAACGACCGCTACGTCAACGACGAAAAGATCTGCCAGGCGGTCGCCGGCATGCTGGCGCGCGTGGGCATCAAGATCAACCTGCTGGCGCAGACCAAGTCCAAGTACTTCGGCAAGATCCTGCTGCAAGCGGGCAACCAGACCAGCATGTACATGCTGGGTTGGACGCCCAGCTCCACCGACGCGCACAACGTGCTGCTGAACCTTGCCGCCTGCCGCGACGCGAAGACCGCCGCCGGCCAGTTCAACCTGGGCGGCTATTGCAACAAGAAGGTCGACGACCTGACCAACAAGATCGGCGTTGAAACCGATCAAACCAAGCGCAACGCCATGATCAAGGAAGCCTTCGAGATCGTGCGCACCGACTTCGGCTACCTGCCGCTGCACCAGCAGCC